Within Limanda limanda chromosome 1, fLimLim1.1, whole genome shotgun sequence, the genomic segment TTTGTTTCAAGACAGACTTTAAAAAGATGTGAAGTTGCGCTTAAAGTAAAAGCAGTTTTTTGTTCCACAGTCATACAGCATTGTTTTTGACTCATATAACATGACTGAAACATGGTTGTTGTAGTGAGAGGCAATAGTTGAACTTAGTCTGGCAAGATGCAAAGTGTGAGCAATCTATTTATTCACAATTCAGAAATGTTACCGTTAAAGTACTAACTATCTGACAGTATacgaaaaacatttttttaagatGTTGCTTTGGGATGTGAGAGGTTGTGATCGCATGTCATTTTGATTTCTTCACAGTTTTCTTTAATCTTTGAAACTCAATTATATCCAAAAACTAATCAAGATTAATTGTTAAACTTTACCTTTTTGATCTGTCGACAGTTGGAAATCTCCAGTCTGCCTCAGCAGCTAACCTGGCCACGTTGCAGTCTTACAGGCCTCTGCTGAGTGACTACGGACCTCCATCTCTGGGATTCTCACAGGTACATTGAATATGTTAACCTGTTTGGCTTTAACCGTGCATACTTTATGCATCCCCTCTTATGTTTCTCACATTTTTTGGACAACAGTTTAAagctgtttcttcttttcttatTGTAATCTTCTCAATGTGTTGAACGTGGCTCATCTTGCACTGTTTGCTCCAACTTCAGGGTTCCACTGGCAGCCAAGTGCCCCAGAACAAATATGCAGAGCTGCTGGCCATCATCGAGGAACTTGGGAAGGAGATCAGGCCCACATATGCCGGAAGTAAGAGTGCAATGGAGAGACTGAAAAGAGGTCAGTTTAAACATGGATCTGCACGTGTAAAACATAGTACAGATGTAAACTCAAAGTTTGTTAACCTGACGTGTCTTTGCGTTTTTCTTTGTAGGAATAATCCATGCTAGAGGCCTGGTGCGTGAGTGCTTGGCGGAGACGGAGAGAAATGCCAGGTCCTAGCTCCGGACACACAGCCGTCCCTGCGAAAAAGAACCAACAGTGTGTGtctcatgaaaataaaaaataacttgcATGGCATTCCCTTTGAGAGGAGGAAGTAAATTAACAGAGGATGGAAAAGCAAGCTCctagaggagaaaaaaaacaacaaaaaaacagtaaCACGATTCATGATTCCTGAGGGTTGTTGAGGATCATTTTAATTACATGTGGGTTATTGGAATTCAAATATCATGGAGGATATCATGTGTTTTTATGCCCCACTTTTGGGATCTTAGTTTTGACtcaatttttaaagaaatgaattTTAAAGAATAATGCATGCGAAAGGGCCCATGGTTAATTTGTAGACACTGCATGGCTTGTACAGGGGCAGATGGAGACTTCTTTTTGATAGTGTTTGGTCTGTTTCTCAGACCCCTATAACACACATGACCGAGTGAGTGAGGGACAGAAATGTGCCAAATCCATTGGTTCATTCGTGTTGAGGTTGGTTTTggtattaaaaaaatggaaaatgctGTTACTTGCAtctttgtatgtatttattacTCAGTGtaataaattgtattttcaaTACAGGTGTCAGAGTGATTTATTGTGTTTCAGCTATGCGTTATCCAGCCCTGATAAGCCTTTCCTTAAAAGTAAGAGGTTGCAAAAATAACCTCTTATTATAAGTAAAAAATTAGACGCAAGGAGAACTGCAAGGATTGTTGTCTTTGCCTCGTGGACATGGATCATGTGAAAAACTCCATAAAAGCTGCTTGTTGAGGTCAGTGATACGTTAAAGTGAGAGTGAAGTACATTGtgtacatttattaaatactTGCCATGGCTGCTGCATGCATCTTTGGATGATGGATCCTACCGACTGCTGATCTTCTAACTTTTCTGCTTGTGCCACCACGTGGGAGTTTATATTTGTATCTATTTCTGAAATACTGAAAGTATTTCGtgcattttcattaaattaGCTACTGACCATATTGCTCAGGATTAGGATGAAAAACCACGttaaactttttctgtgaatttCCTCTACTTCTGGGTTCTCTGTACAATCGTGGAACTGTGGTTCAGGAGGTAGCGggttgtcctctaaccagagGGTCAGCGGCTTGATCCCAGTCTCCCGCATTTCATACTAAGTGTCGTTGGGCAAGACACTTAGTATGAAATTAAGTAATACAAATTATTCATGGTTTtgtctatataaatacagaacatttaacTAATTACATTGGGGAGTTTTAGTTCACACATGGATGTCTCCCTCTTTTATCTAGCACTGTAATCCAATCAAAATACAGATACTTTCTATACGACAAATTAATGTTATCTTTCAACCAAACAGCTGCAAAACTAATGATACTCTCcacatgttttcagtttccttTGTGATCACTCTGAGCATGTTTGCATGCCGATGTTAGCAATCAGCCCAAAACACATGGTTGTAGATAAAACTGCAAAGAGTTGTATATTTATGGATTAGTTGATCAACTTAATGAAAATCTGCTGATATTTTGATGAATCATTTGTTCTTTTGGCCCATTTCAAGCAGAAACGCAAAACATATGACGTGTCACATGTGACAATGTGCTGCCTAACATTAGAGTAAATTTAATGTCTGATcggacaaaacaagacatttgaagatGGCATCTTTTGCTCTAAGGAATGGTGATGGATAGTTTTTAGAATTTTCTTTGCTTTATAGAACGGATGATTTAACTATAAAATAATTCTTAGATGAATCGATAATGAGAAAAATACGTGGGTATGTTACCTACAGATTTAGAGAACAGTAAGATCCTGTCCACAACTGTGTACAAGTTATTATATTCTCATAAATACTTATGTCATGTTTTCTATACAGTCAGGTTATCTAAGGTCTGGTAAGAGATGTGTAGTCTGTGATTCTTAGTGCACTGCAGTTTATAATCTGCTCAGAAATCTGAACTGTTACATAGCACATTCAAGTCATCGTCATTTCATCAGCCTCTTGCCCCACTTATGCTTTTCATAATCTAAGATACACTGTATGTAGTGTACAGTCAAAACTCCTGTTTGTACATCATATATTGTGTGACTGCAGAATCTCTCAGGGAACAGTGAATGTGGTGTCAGGTTATTCTGGGAAGAATTCAACCTTTGGTTAACTAGTACCAACTAGACCAAGTGGACCAGCCGCCAGGGCCCCGAAAGCCTGTCCACTAAGTTTATGAAATTTTCTAGAATGCAAATGTATTGAAAATATCAACTAAGGCAGGTCCTGCATTAGTCACTGATTTTGTATCAATGTAATAGAGAGGCTCTCTGTCAAATTGAGGTTTTAATTCAAGTATTTTGATTGTGCTGACATAACAAATTGATCATGACCACAAACCAATGACCTTCAGAGTAGTGACATCTGCAGGTTCTGTTAGTGTTACTAGATGCTAATATTCCTTGCTTGCATACAGGAGACAATCGGATGGTCAAGTGAGAGATGGCATCTTTCAGCTTTGTAGGTGGGCGCCCTCCTTCCTAAACGGTTTGCTGATAGGCCTACAACGTCTCCAAAGGCTTCCACAGGGAATCCTGGCGTAACAGGCTCAGCACCTGGGTGCTGTTTACTTAGTTGAGGCCCAGGTGGAGGTGTTTCTTTTTATAGAGACAGGGGAATATGAGCACacagagacattttaaaatctgacctcaaaagatgaagatgaaaatgaagaaaactggcatatatatatatgagaaaCCATATTGATTTGGCTTAAAAActctttattttctaaataattGTAAAATTATTTCCATCTGATTGATATATCATTTCAGTCTGCACTGGTCCTTATGGTAACTTTGAGATTACAGGAATTGCTGATACGGAAGGAGCTAAATGGGTGGAGGGACCATCAGAGGCCCAATAGAATGTTTCTTCTCTTAGCACCTTCACTGGTTTTTGGCATTTTTATCCAAATCTGGTCTGATGGGGTCTAGACATGGGgtaaacagctttttttttaggTAATAAACGGAATATAGGCGTAACTAATTTCTTGGGCGAAGATGCAACCTTTGAAATTGCACTGAAAGGTTTCTCAATGAAATCAGACAGTGAGTTTTAAACACTGTTTGGCGtttcttgtgttttccttttgttttgcttCCTAATTAATTTCTTACATTTGTCACATCACTGACTGTTACACAACCATCTTtcatatttgatttatattgtcTTTGTCTACATGTATGTGGTGTTTGTTGTGTATGTTTCATTAAAAAAGCTTTTCTTATTCACAAAAAGGTTTTCCCTAATTCGAAAGTGAACTCTGAAACAGGAAGTCGAACACCCTGTCTCAATAGAGCACAGGAGAGTATTTCACTTCCCCCCCCCTGACAGCTGTGTATGATCCAGTGTCTGCTGACGTATGAGCTTCcgtcttttcttgttttctttaccaCATTATTTTGAAGCCATTTGTTTTGAACGCAGTGTCGTCCCTGCCCCAACTTGTGTGCACGCCTCCTTCCCCCGAACGGCCAATAGAAACACGCGGCGAAGGTGTCGGCCAATCGCTGCTCTCCATTTTAATCCTGCTCTGACCAATAGCGTGGCGGCCTGTAAACGCCACAGCGGCCGGAGACCTCTGCAGTGCAGTGTCCAACCAGCGAGCAGCTAGCTAGCGTGTCCATCCGGAGGGATATGGATGAAATGATGCTACAGGTGAACGGGTAGGGGACTGTTCTTCTCTGCAGGCTCCCcctgtctctccatcctctgtCATGCTGTGTCTAGTATCGTGTGTGTCTCCATTTCACTTCCCACGCTGCGCTTACTCACCTGTAATACACGAACTTAGCCCAACTTAGCTAGCGAGCTAACGATTGGCATGGGCTGCGAGTGGTGTGTGTGGCTGTCAGGTTAGCTGGCTGGTGACTGACTCACTCACTAACCCGGGCTCCAGAGGAGTTCACAGGCGACCTGAGGCGTCTGCAGCATCTGGAGCATCTGGAGCTAACCGGAAGCTAAATCAGATCATGCAGAAGCTCTTGTTAAATAGtccaaacagcagctgatgctAACATGCTACGTGTCTGTGTTGATTGTACTAATGGAGGCTAAGTTAATCAGCTAGTCAATCAAAGCTGTACCGTCATATGTCATTTATAACACACAGGGTGCAGACAGGAAGCACAGGTCCTGGCAGATAGGGGACGGAGACGTGGATGCGAATGTGCATCATTGACACATTGGATTAAATATGTGTGATttggttgtgtttatgttttgtaaCTGTTGAATGTTGATGGCAGGTCCTCATAGCCAGGGAAGGAGAAGCCAAGTGAACAATGAGTACAATGAAGGTATTGTACTCATTGTGGGTTCATTTAGACCAGATATGACAAGTTAAGGTGCAGTAGTTGGGTAGGATGTGGTATAGAGATGAAATCTGTCTTTCTCGCATCATAATGGAGTTAAGGTTTCACAACTCAGAAATGGTGTTTTAACACAGTCTTTATGCTCTATCTCTTAATCTAGATTAGATAGAGAGTGTTTGATCTGGACCTGTTCTGATGTGGTCTCGATGGAGATACCAGCAGTGGAATTtccatttttgtgtgtttttttattaaatagatTTGCAGGTTTAACAAATTCTGACAAAGCTGTGAACACTCTTTACGCTCCCTGTTATTCTGTCCAGATTTTACAAGTGTATATGTAGTTCTTGATCTGGATCTGTTAaggaaaacaataaagaaatgttAATAATTTCCCGCCAGGTTTCTCAAATCTGAGACTGTATTATAAAACACACTGTGTTACTTGAGTAATGTTGCTATGTCCAGGTTATAAATATGCAAGTTTTTGAGCTAGATCACTCACAGTACAACATGGCACCTTCAGacacaaattattttattcCTCAACTTTCAGTTTTAATAATCTGAAATAGTAGTTTTTGTGTGCATGAAATAGATTAATTGGTTGTCAAAAAAGTTGGTAAATTATTTTGTGATCGTTGACTTATTTACTTGTTCAAGcttaatttatatataatgttgGGTCATACATTTTGTGCATCATATTTTGAAAGTTCCTAATATGTTCTGAGTCTGTAAAGCAGCTAGCAATCAAAGCTGCCAGATGGATATAGTGGcgtaaaaagtaaataaaaagtacaatatgTCATTCACTCTGAAATGTCATGAAGTAAAAATATTAAgaagcagaaaatgaaaatacagtAGTGTATGTCAGTACAGCACACAAGCAAATGTATTTACTTTCCCAACCCTCCTGATGCTGAGTGtcttttgtccccccccccctttgtctcTAGCTGCCAGACTGACCCCCCCTGCATGGGCCCATAAACATGTCCACAGATGACAGTATCTCTGAGGATGTGTCCAGCTCAGGGGCTTTGAGCCATTGCCATGTCAGTGCTGACGGGGATGGGGGGAAGGAGAGTGAGACCTCTCTGCTGTCCTCCGAGGGGACATCGGCCTCGGGCCTGGCCGTCTCAGAGGACAGACACTCGGCCTCCCAAACAACAGGAGGCACTGTGGAGAGCAGGCCCGTGTTCATTACACCAGCATGCAACAAGATCAGGTGCAGTAGCCGAAGACACACT encodes:
- the LOC133005332 gene encoding cyclin-dependent kinase 2-associated protein 1 isoform X1, whose translation is MSLGMSYKPNVNQHIPGTSGNQVGNLQSASAANLATLQSYRPLLSDYGPPSLGFSQGSTGSQVPQNKYAELLAIIEELGKEIRPTYAGSKSAMERLKRGIIHARGLVRECLAETERNARS
- the LOC133005332 gene encoding cyclin-dependent kinase 2-associated protein 1 isoform X2; this translates as MDAAPQTKTVGNLQSASAANLATLQSYRPLLSDYGPPSLGFSQGSTGSQVPQNKYAELLAIIEELGKEIRPTYAGSKSAMERLKRGIIHARGLVRECLAETERNARS